Proteins encoded together in one Capricornis sumatraensis isolate serow.1 chromosome 3, serow.2, whole genome shotgun sequence window:
- the CPLANE2 gene encoding ciliogenesis and planar polarity effector 2: MARPAAPGSVIVPDWHESAQGKEYLACVLRKSRRRVFGLLERPVFPPPVAIDTASYKIFVSGKSGVGKTALVAKLAGLEVPVVHHETAGIQTTVVFWPAKLQASDRVVMFRFEFWDCGESALKKFEHMLPACKENADAFLFLFSFTDRASFEDLPGQLARVAGEAPGVVRMVIGSKFDQYVHTDVPERDLAAFRQAWPLPLLRVKSVPGRRLADGRTLDGRAGLADVAHVLNGLAEQLWHQDQVAAGLLPAPEACPSPGAVGS, from the exons ATGGCCAGGCCGGCTGCCCCGGGCTCGGTGATTGTCCCAGACTGGCACGAGAGCGCCCAGGGCAAGGAGTACCTGGCCTGCGTCCTGCGCAAGAGTCGCCGGCGGGTGTTTG GGCTGCTCGAACGGCCAGTGTTTCCCCCGCCTGTGGCCATCGACACTGCCAGCTACAAGATCTTCGTGTCTGGGAAGAGTGGCGTGGGCAAGACAGCACTGGTGGCCAAGCTGGCTGGCCTGGAGGTGCCCGTGGTGCACCACGAGACCGCTG GCATCCAGACCACCGTGGTGTTTTGGCCCGCCAAGCTGCAGGCCAGCGACCGCGTCGTCATGTTCCGCTTCGAGTTCTGGGACTGCGGGGAGTCTGCGCTCAAAAAGTTCGAGCACATGCTGCCG gctTGCAAGGAGAACGCAGACgcgttcctcttcctcttctccttcactGACCGGGCCTCCTTTGAAGACCTCCCTGGACAGCTGGCGCGAGTAGCCGGCGAGGCCCCTGGAGTGGTCAGGATGGTCATCGGCTCCAA ATTCGACCAGTACGTGCACACGGACGTGCCCGAGCGGGACCTCGCGGCCTTCCGGCAGGCCTGGCCGCTGCCCCTGCTGCGGGTGAAGAGCGTGCCGGGGCGGCGGCTGGCGGACGGACGCACGCTGGACGGCCGGGCCGGGCTGGCCGACGTCGCCCACGTGCTCAACGGCCTGGCGGAGCAGCTGTGGCACCAGGACCAGGTGGCAGCCGGCCTGCTCCCCGCCCCAGAGGCCTGCCCCAGCCCAGGGGCGGTGGGCTCGTGA